GTGGAGGGCATGGCGGTGCTCGGGCACGACGCGCTGAAGGAGTTCCTCGCCCACCCCGAGGTCGCCAAGGGTGCCCAGCACTTCACCGCCCTGCGGGAGGGTCGTATAGCCGCCGGCTGGCCACTGATGACCTTCGCCACCGTGCGCGGGATGACGACCGCGGACGACGACGACCACCGTCGGCTCAGATCGCTGGTGAGCACGGCGTTCACCCCTCGCCGCGTGGAGCGACTGCGGCCGTGGATCGAGGAGTTGACCGACGGACTGCTCGACGACCTCGGTCGCGCGGCGGACGGGAACGACGGCGTGGCCGACCTGCGCCGGAACTTCGCGCTGCCACTGCCGATGGGTGTCATCGGCGAACTGCTGGGCGTCGACGCCGAATACCGCGACCGGCTGCACCATCTCTCCAGCCAGGTGGTGGCCACCGACATCGGACCCCAGCAGGCCGTCGCCGCCAACCGCGAACTGGTCGCGGTCCTCGCCTCGGTGGCCGCCGCGCGGGCCGAACGGCCGGGCGACGACCTCACCAGCGCGCTGATCGCCGCCCGCGACGAGGAAGGCGACCGGCTCAGCCAGGAGGAACTCATCGGCACCCTGGTGCTGATGATCATCGCGGGGCACGAGACCACCCTCAACCTCATCACCAACGCCGTCCGCGCGCTGTGCGGCCACCGCGACCAGCTGGAGAGCGTGCGGAAGGGCGAGGCGAGCTGGTCGGACGTGGTCGAGGAGACACTGCGCTGGGACGCGCCCGTCAGCTACTTCCCCTTCCGCTACCCGGTCCGCGACCTCACCCTCGACGGAACGCTGATCCCCAAGGGCACGCCCGTACTCGCCGGATACTCGGCCGCCGGACGCGACCCCGGCGCCCACGGCCCGGACGCCGACCGCTTCGACGTGACCCGCTCCGCCCGCCCCGGCGCCGCCCGCAACCTCTCCCTCGGGCACGGCGCCCACTACTGCCTCGGCGCCCCGCTCGCCCGCCTGGAGTCCACCATCGCCCTGGAGCGGCTGTTCACCCGCTTCCCCGACCTCGACCTCGCCGTCCCCGAGGCGGACCTGACACGCCACTCCAGCTTCGTCGGCAACAGCGTGCGGGCTCTGCCGGTGCGGCCGGGAGCCTCCCGAGGCTGACCCGGGACCCGAGTCCCGGCTTCTCCCGCATGCCCGGCGCGAACCCGCGAGGATGGAGGTGTCGATTCGGCGCCGGCCCGTTCGTCGGTGGGACGTCAGGACCTCGTGAGCACCGGGAGGAACCATGAAGTACATGCTGCTGGTCTGCGGCGACGACACCGCCGACGCCTCCGGCATGACCCCCGTCGAACCGTGGGTGGCGGAACTCGGCGACCGCGGCATGCGCCTGCACGGCCACCGACTCGCCGTGCCCGCCGAAGCCGTCACCGTCCGCGTCCGCGACGGTGAAGTGCTGCGCACCGACGGGCCGTTCGCGGAGACGAAGGAGTACGTCGCCGGATACGACATCCTCGACTGCGCCAGCCTGGAGGAGGCGATCCAGGCGGCGGCGAAGCACCCCGTGGCGACCATCGGAGCCATGGAGGTGCGCCCGTTCTGGGACGACGAGGGCGAGGACGCCGAGACGGCGATCCGCAGCCTCGACAACGAACTCACGCTCGCCCTGCGTGAACGGAACATCGAGCGCCGGCTCGCCTGCTACACACCGGACACCGAGGTCGTCCACCCGATGAGCGGGCTGGAACAGCGCGGACTCGACGCCCTCCGCAAGGCCCAGGAGTGGTTCTTCGCCACCGTCACCGGACCCGTGGAGCGCGAGGTGCTGGAGTTCCGCCTCCGGGTCGACGAGAGCGTCGCCTTCAGCCACGGTGTCGTCCGGGTCCGGGGAACGCTCACCACCGGCGACCCGCTCGACAGCGTGGCACGGGTGACCACCGGCTACCGTGCCGTGGCCGACCGGTGGCTCATCGACCACGAACACGCGTCGGTCCCCGTCGACATCGGCATCAAGGGCGAGCGGTCATGAAGTACGTGCTGTTCATCTGCACACCCGTCGCCGACGAGGAACTCGGCCCCGAGGAGATCGCCGAGGACTCCCGCTTCACCGCGTACGCCGACGAGGTGCGCGAGCGCGGCCTGGGCCGCGGCGGAGCACGCCTGCGACCCTCCACCGACGCCACGACCGTGCGCGTCCAGGGCGACGAAGTGCTGCTCAGCGACGGGCCGTTCGTCGACACCAAGGAGTACATCGCGGGCATCGACATCGTCGAGGTCGCCGACCTCGACGAGGCCATCGCCCTCGCCTCGCGCCACCCCGCCGCACGCGGCGGCGGATCGGTGGAGGTGCGGCCGGTCTGGGAGTGAACGAGAACCCGGCGGCGAACGACGTCGAGAACGCGGTCGCCGCCGCCTTCCGCGAAGAATGGGGCCAGGTCGTCGCCACCCTGATCCGGGTGACCGGCGACTGGGACCTCGCCGAGGAGTGCGCACAGGACGCCTTCGCCCAGGCCCTGGACCGGTGGCGGCGCGACGGAGTGCCGCGCCGCCCCGGCGCCTGGCTGACCACGACGGCGAAGAACCGCGCCCTCGACGTGCTGCGCAGGCAGGCGGTGGGGGCCGAGAAGCTGCGGGAGGTGGCCGTGCTGGCGCGCCACGAGGGGCCGTACGACCCGGAGTTCGAGGACGACGGTGGTGTGCAGGACGACCGGCTGCGGCTGATCTTCACCTGCTGCCATCCGGCGCTGCCGATCGAGGCCCGGGTGGCGCTGACCCTGCGT
Above is a genomic segment from Streptomyces sp. R21 containing:
- a CDS encoding YciI family protein, whose translation is MKYMLLVCGDDTADASGMTPVEPWVAELGDRGMRLHGHRLAVPAEAVTVRVRDGEVLRTDGPFAETKEYVAGYDILDCASLEEAIQAAAKHPVATIGAMEVRPFWDDEGEDAETAIRSLDNELTLALRERNIERRLACYTPDTEVVHPMSGLEQRGLDALRKAQEWFFATVTGPVEREVLEFRLRVDESVAFSHGVVRVRGTLTTGDPLDSVARVTTGYRAVADRWLIDHEHASVPVDIGIKGERS
- a CDS encoding YciI family protein; this translates as MKYVLFICTPVADEELGPEEIAEDSRFTAYADEVRERGLGRGGARLRPSTDATTVRVQGDEVLLSDGPFVDTKEYIAGIDIVEVADLDEAIALASRHPAARGGGSVEVRPVWE
- a CDS encoding cytochrome P450, translating into MDPAGGCPHADNARLLARGSVARVVLPGGVEGMAVLGHDALKEFLAHPEVAKGAQHFTALREGRIAAGWPLMTFATVRGMTTADDDDHRRLRSLVSTAFTPRRVERLRPWIEELTDGLLDDLGRAADGNDGVADLRRNFALPLPMGVIGELLGVDAEYRDRLHHLSSQVVATDIGPQQAVAANRELVAVLASVAAARAERPGDDLTSALIAARDEEGDRLSQEELIGTLVLMIIAGHETTLNLITNAVRALCGHRDQLESVRKGEASWSDVVEETLRWDAPVSYFPFRYPVRDLTLDGTLIPKGTPVLAGYSAAGRDPGAHGPDADRFDVTRSARPGAARNLSLGHGAHYCLGAPLARLESTIALERLFTRFPDLDLAVPEADLTRHSSFVGNSVRALPVRPGASRG